One genomic segment of [Phormidium] sp. ETS-05 includes these proteins:
- the argB gene encoding acetylglutamate kinase, translating to MIAENEDNIWSQEQYTSRVQVLSEALPYIQQFSGRTVVVKYGGAAMKDSTLKDQVMRDLVFLSCVGVRPVLVHGGGPEINSWLAKLNIEPQFKDGLRVTDAPTMDVVEMVLVGRVNKEIVSLISQAGGKAVGLCGKDGNLIKARPDGREGIGFVGEVASVDIKILDTLVKSGYIPVVSSVAADETGQGYNINADTVAGEIAAALGAEKLILMTDTAGILQNPKDPSTLLHKLDIQQARQLIADGVVGGGMIPKVKCCVRSLAQGVKATHIIDGRIPHALLLEIFTDLGIGSMIVASEFIRN from the coding sequence ATGATTGCCGAAAACGAAGACAACATCTGGAGCCAGGAACAATACACCAGTCGGGTACAAGTCCTCAGTGAGGCCCTACCCTACATCCAGCAATTTTCCGGGCGGACCGTAGTGGTCAAATATGGTGGTGCGGCGATGAAAGACAGCACCCTGAAAGACCAAGTAATGCGAGACTTAGTGTTTCTCTCCTGTGTGGGAGTGCGTCCGGTTTTGGTTCACGGGGGCGGCCCAGAAATCAACTCCTGGCTCGCCAAGCTGAACATCGAGCCCCAATTCAAAGACGGTTTGCGGGTGACAGATGCCCCCACAATGGATGTGGTGGAAATGGTCTTGGTGGGTCGAGTCAACAAGGAAATCGTTTCTCTGATCAGCCAAGCTGGGGGCAAAGCTGTGGGTTTGTGCGGCAAAGATGGTAATTTGATTAAAGCCCGTCCCGATGGCCGGGAGGGCATCGGGTTTGTGGGAGAAGTGGCGAGCGTAGATATCAAAATTCTAGATACCCTGGTGAAAAGTGGTTACATTCCCGTGGTGTCGAGCGTGGCGGCTGACGAGACGGGACAAGGGTATAACATCAACGCCGATACCGTAGCTGGGGAAATTGCCGCTGCTTTAGGCGCGGAAAAGTTGATTTTGATGACTGACACGGCGGGGATTTTGCAAAATCCAAAAGACCCATCCACCCTGCTACATAAATTAGATATCCAACAAGCGCGGCAGTTGATTGCCGATGGAGTTGTGGGCGGTGGTATGATTCCCAAGGTGAAATGCTGTGTCCGCAGTCTCGCCCAAGGGGTAAAAGCTACTCACATCATTGATGGTCGGATTCCTCATGCTTTGCTACTGGAAATTTTTACCGATTTGGGCATTGGCTCGATGATTGTGGCTTCGGAATTTATCCGCAATTAA
- a CDS encoding shikimate kinase gives MVQLIQGINLYLVGIMGAGKSTVGRILARELGYRFFDTDNLIAQIAGKSITEIFAEAGEDGFRELETKVLSQLCAYKNLVVATGGGMVLRRENWSYLHHGIVVWLDVPLDVLQTRLQGDATRPLLQDPDPWGKLRSLLDQRLHLYAQADVKIKVTAEATPQHLAQEVLMAIPQVLKRGPEDEERG, from the coding sequence GTGGTGCAGTTAATCCAAGGAATTAATCTCTATCTCGTGGGGATTATGGGTGCTGGGAAAAGTACCGTAGGAAGAATCTTGGCGCGGGAACTGGGTTATCGGTTTTTTGATACAGATAATTTAATCGCCCAAATCGCAGGTAAATCGATTACCGAAATTTTTGCCGAGGCGGGGGAAGACGGTTTTCGCGAGTTGGAAACCAAGGTGCTATCTCAGCTTTGTGCCTATAAGAATTTGGTGGTAGCCACGGGGGGAGGGATGGTGTTGCGTCGGGAGAATTGGAGCTATTTGCATCACGGGATTGTCGTCTGGCTAGATGTGCCGTTAGATGTGTTGCAAACTCGATTGCAAGGTGATGCTACGCGACCTTTGTTGCAAGACCCAGACCCTTGGGGGAAATTGCGATCGCTCCTTGACCAACGTCTGCATCTGTACGCTCAAGCTGATGTCAAGATTAAAGTCACTGCAGAAGCCACCCCCCAACATTTAGCCCAGGAAGTCCTGATGGCAATTCCCCAAGTCCTGAAAAGGGGACCGGAGGACGAGGAGAGGGGGTGA
- a CDS encoding Hpt domain-containing protein, producing MELSQPLESSPLDVSLEATDNPLASVVNLPRLQHISQGNVPLQMELMRSFVEEAVTGLAKAQGAIAEGNFQTVARFAHQIRGSGSNLGVLFLPELAAQLEVASKQNNQEIATELITSLAQVLSQLQAVVAGDKSRLPEKPEPSPDLLVDWKYLQKISQGHREFEQKLLASFGEAAVNYLAQGQIALSNHDAAALQYQLHKLQDSSATAGVLLIPDLAVQIEHYISENNWDKCDILFRELAASLSQLRLYISRI from the coding sequence ATGGAATTATCACAACCATTAGAATCATCTCCTTTGGATGTCTCTTTAGAAGCTACAGACAACCCATTAGCTTCCGTGGTGAACTTACCTCGCTTGCAGCATATTTCCCAAGGAAATGTGCCGCTGCAGATGGAGCTGATGCGATCGTTTGTGGAGGAGGCAGTAACTGGTTTGGCTAAAGCTCAAGGAGCGATCGCCGAGGGGAACTTCCAGACCGTTGCTCGGTTTGCCCATCAAATTCGAGGCTCTGGGAGCAATCTGGGGGTGCTATTCCTCCCGGAATTGGCCGCACAGCTAGAAGTAGCCAGCAAACAAAATAACCAGGAGATTGCCACCGAGTTAATTACCAGTTTAGCACAGGTGTTATCCCAGTTACAAGCGGTTGTAGCGGGGGATAAATCACGCTTACCTGAAAAACCAGAACCCAGCCCAGATTTACTCGTAGATTGGAAATATTTACAAAAAATTTCTCAAGGCCATAGAGAATTTGAGCAAAAACTTTTAGCATCTTTTGGAGAAGCAGCGGTTAATTATCTCGCCCAAGGTCAAATAGCTTTATCAAATCACGACGCCGCCGCTCTGCAATACCAACTCCACAAACTTCAAGATAGTTCGGCTACGGCTGGCGTGCTTTTGATTCCAGATTTAGCAGTCCAAATTGAACATTATATCAGCGAAAATAACTGGGATAAATGCGATATTTTGTTTCGGGAATTAGCAGCATCTTTATCTCAATTGCGACTTTATATTAGCAGGATTTGA
- a CDS encoding tetratricopeptide repeat protein: MTLQSLRAFARREYFPLYGGIFASFSGEYLRFALDYLDEPLRRWDGSPEKARIMTIIGYSLRASGQSQKAISFHEQAVEIARQEQDTRCEIANLNHLSRTYVALQNYGEAIATSQRALILSRQTGDRTGEACALSNFGYSQVFQARDGQIIETEVYEEAVNYLEQGLAIAEKLGDTQSQALAATSLGIACVILERLSEAITYLNKGVEAAGFTGDLYLLGINYAYLAQAYYRAAAFEKTVLPGCLGMYLLAQIGSEEWRQPADLLVTLQGQMTADVLANILEQKRWEIIAVIGVEGYEFIPEQIAEYKRSLD; the protein is encoded by the coding sequence ATGACATTGCAGAGCTTACGCGCCTTTGCCCGCCGAGAATATTTTCCCTTGTATGGCGGGATTTTTGCCTCATTTTCCGGCGAATATTTGCGCTTTGCCTTAGACTACCTGGATGAACCCCTGCGCCGGTGGGACGGCTCGCCAGAAAAAGCCCGAATTATGACAATTATTGGTTATTCCTTGCGGGCATCTGGACAAAGCCAAAAAGCCATCTCCTTTCACGAGCAAGCCGTAGAAATTGCCCGTCAAGAACAAGACACCCGCTGTGAAATCGCCAACCTGAATCATCTCAGCCGCACCTACGTAGCCCTGCAAAACTATGGCGAAGCCATTGCCACCAGCCAAAGAGCTTTAATTCTATCCCGCCAAACCGGAGACCGCACCGGTGAAGCCTGCGCCTTGAGTAATTTTGGCTATAGCCAGGTATTTCAAGCCCGCGACGGGCAAATTATCGAGACCGAAGTTTACGAAGAAGCCGTTAACTACTTAGAGCAGGGTTTGGCAATAGCAGAAAAATTGGGAGATACCCAGAGTCAGGCTTTAGCAGCCACCAGTCTGGGCATTGCCTGTGTTATCTTAGAGCGGCTCTCAGAAGCGATAACCTACCTCAATAAAGGTGTAGAAGCCGCTGGATTCACCGGCGATTTGTATTTATTAGGCATCAATTACGCCTATCTTGCCCAAGCCTACTACCGCGCCGCTGCCTTCGAGAAAACTGTCTTACCGGGCTGTTTGGGAATGTATCTTTTAGCCCAAATTGGCTCTGAAGAATGGCGGCAACCGGCTGATTTGCTAGTCACTTTGCAAGGGCAAATGACCGCAGATGTTTTGGCCAATATTTTAGAGCAAAAACGCTGGGAAATTATTGCCGTGATTGGGGTAGAAGGTTATGAGTTTATCCCGGAACAAATCGCCGAATATAAGCGCTCTCTGGACTAA
- a CDS encoding WD40 repeat domain-containing protein produces MLFSQNMPYLLAAGTADGIVNIYHLDGTEPATLKGRHSRSASEGINRSILGVCFSPDGQHLAVAHADSTIGLWRQEPIRERRRSGLPKLNYTLTHTLKGHQGEVFAVCFSPDRQLIATASADETIRIWQREGSLIKTIKGLTGAVFGLSFSSNSKLIASAGADNTVKLWHPNGVCLRTFQGHESEVYSVNFSPDGKKLVSSSRDGTIKLWLRDSAWGRNGRVLTFTGHQNAVFQVRFSPTGAAIASASADGTVKLWALDGGLIHTLHHENLVYAVSFSPDGAFLATASEDKTVKIWSPQGGKLLKTFCASYPVYCLDFLPHDRTP; encoded by the coding sequence ATGCTTTTTTCCCAAAATATGCCCTACCTGCTGGCCGCTGGGACTGCTGACGGTATTGTAAATATTTACCATTTGGACGGCACTGAGCCAGCTACTCTCAAGGGACGCCACAGCCGATCGGCCTCGGAGGGAATTAACCGCAGCATTTTGGGGGTTTGTTTCAGTCCTGACGGACAGCACCTGGCTGTAGCCCATGCTGACAGCACGATCGGACTCTGGCGACAAGAGCCAATCAGGGAAAGGCGCCGCTCTGGGTTGCCCAAGCTAAACTATACCCTCACCCACACCCTCAAAGGCCACCAAGGAGAAGTATTTGCCGTTTGTTTCAGTCCCGATCGGCAACTGATCGCCACCGCCAGCGCTGATGAAACCATCAGAATTTGGCAGCGAGAAGGCAGCTTAATCAAAACCATCAAAGGACTTACGGGAGCAGTTTTTGGTCTCAGTTTCAGCAGCAATAGTAAATTGATAGCCTCCGCCGGTGCCGATAATACAGTTAAACTGTGGCATCCTAACGGCGTTTGTCTGCGGACTTTCCAGGGCCACGAAAGTGAGGTTTACTCTGTCAACTTCAGTCCCGATGGCAAAAAATTAGTTTCCAGCAGCAGAGATGGCACCATCAAACTCTGGCTCAGAGATAGCGCCTGGGGACGCAATGGCCGAGTATTGACTTTCACCGGTCATCAAAATGCGGTTTTCCAAGTGCGATTTAGCCCCACTGGTGCCGCAATTGCTTCAGCTAGCGCTGATGGTACGGTAAAACTCTGGGCACTAGACGGGGGTTTAATCCATACTTTGCACCATGAAAATCTGGTGTATGCGGTCAGCTTCAGCCCTGATGGAGCCTTCCTCGCCACCGCCAGCGAAGACAAAACCGTGAAAATCTGGTCCCCCCAAGGAGGAAAGCTGCTCAAAACCTTCTGTGCCTCCTATCCAGTTTATTGCCTTGATTTTCTGCCACACGATCGGACCCCGTGA
- a CDS encoding serine/threonine-protein kinase, which yields MSYCLNPDCRQPKNSEGTKFCLSCGAKLTLKDRYRAIAPIGQGGMGRTFLGVDEDRLNAQCAIKQFLPQFQGAALTKAKELFHREAVQLFELGEHPQIPTLYATFEQDHHLYLVQEFIPGQNLLQELYQNGSMRETQIREFLLSMLPVLQFIHDRGAIHRDIKPENILRRPDGKLVLVDFGVAKQGSATALAKPGTTAGTQGYAPMEQLRGGQAYPASDIYSLGVTCIQLLTKTPPDELYDSLRGQWIWREQLAKQGVKVSPQLEQILDKMLQESVKLRYQTAAEVLQDLMAVQSPSPPAKALTPVPSPKEGEGGKSPLARCRSGGGPPVPQSPPLPVTPSPHPPRRDNVALELEELRSSYSEAQPASPGTPPLQPKSTEAKQKTSPDPIQADLEALRTEFGESS from the coding sequence ATGAGCTATTGCCTGAATCCTGATTGCCGTCAACCCAAAAACTCCGAGGGAACCAAGTTTTGCCTCAGTTGCGGGGCTAAGTTAACTCTCAAAGACCGCTATCGAGCGATCGCCCCGATCGGTCAAGGGGGTATGGGCCGCACCTTCCTCGGCGTTGATGAAGACCGCCTCAACGCCCAATGCGCCATTAAACAATTTTTGCCCCAATTTCAAGGCGCCGCTCTCACTAAAGCCAAAGAGCTGTTCCACCGGGAAGCCGTGCAGCTATTTGAGCTAGGCGAACATCCCCAAATCCCCACCCTTTACGCCACCTTTGAACAAGACCATCATTTATATCTGGTACAGGAATTCATCCCTGGTCAAAACCTGCTCCAGGAACTGTATCAAAATGGCTCGATGAGGGAAACTCAAATTCGGGAATTTCTGCTCAGTATGCTGCCGGTCCTCCAGTTTATCCACGATCGGGGCGCCATTCACCGCGATATCAAACCCGAAAACATCCTCCGCCGCCCAGACGGTAAACTCGTCCTCGTCGATTTCGGTGTCGCCAAACAAGGCTCCGCCACCGCTCTTGCTAAACCCGGAACCACCGCTGGAACTCAAGGTTATGCCCCAATGGAGCAACTGCGTGGCGGTCAAGCATATCCCGCCAGCGACATTTACAGTCTCGGCGTCACCTGCATTCAGCTCCTCACCAAAACACCCCCAGATGAACTATACGACTCCCTGCGGGGCCAGTGGATTTGGCGAGAACAACTAGCTAAACAAGGAGTTAAAGTCAGCCCTCAATTAGAGCAAATTCTCGATAAAATGCTCCAAGAGTCCGTCAAACTCCGCTATCAAACCGCCGCCGAAGTATTGCAAGATTTGATGGCGGTCCAGTCCCCCAGTCCGCCCGCTAAAGCCCTCACCCCCGTCCCCTCTCCCAAGGAGGGAGAGGGGGGAAAGTCCCCCCTAGCCCGCTGCCGCTCAGGCGGGGGTCCCCCCGTCCCCCAGTCCCCCCCTCTCCCCGTCACCCCGTCCCCCCATCCCCCCCGTAGGGATAATGTGGCTTTAGAACTGGAGGAACTCCGCAGTTCCTACAGCGAAGCTCAACCCGCGTCACCGGGGACGCCACCGCTGCAGCCGAAAAGCACTGAGGCAAAGCAAAAAACTTCCCCGGACCCGATTCAGGCAGATTTAGAGGCTTTGCGCACGGAGTTCGGCGAATCAAGTTAA
- a CDS encoding sulfite oxidase-like oxidoreductase: protein MLGKFFQKPGPDQKNRVPPGQHLTNGFPVLTYGDTPRIDMATWEFKVWGLATPKTFTWSDFMSLPQHEFTADFHCVTRWSKLDVKWTGVKVTDFMKLVEVDPKAAHIMEHCYGGYTTNIAMEDFLREENFFAHTLFGEPLPPDHGGPMRLVVPHIYAWKSAKWINGLEFLETEELGFWERNGYHRRGEPWAEERYSSGLFGF, encoded by the coding sequence ATGTTAGGCAAATTCTTCCAAAAACCCGGCCCAGACCAGAAAAACCGCGTCCCTCCCGGTCAACACCTCACCAACGGGTTCCCGGTCCTCACCTATGGCGACACTCCGCGCATCGATATGGCCACTTGGGAATTTAAAGTGTGGGGTTTGGCCACCCCCAAGACCTTCACCTGGTCTGATTTTATGTCCCTCCCCCAACACGAGTTTACTGCTGATTTTCACTGCGTCACCCGCTGGTCCAAACTCGATGTGAAGTGGACTGGGGTTAAAGTCACCGACTTTATGAAACTGGTGGAAGTTGACCCAAAAGCCGCTCACATCATGGAACATTGCTACGGCGGTTACACCACCAATATCGCAATGGAAGATTTCCTGCGGGAGGAAAACTTCTTCGCTCACACCCTTTTCGGTGAACCTCTACCCCCAGACCACGGCGGTCCGATGCGTTTGGTCGTCCCCCATATCTACGCCTGGAAGAGCGCTAAATGGATTAATGGTTTGGAATTCCTGGAAACAGAAGAGTTAGGCTTCTGGGAGCGCAACGGTTATCATCGGCGGGGGGAACCTTGGGCAGAAGAACGCTATAGCAGCGGTTTATTTGGTTTTTAA
- a CDS encoding PleD family two-component system response regulator — translation MSASVNPVPTILAVDDSVVMQDLVKRALANDYRVLVADNAVDALSVIYHEHVSLLLLDVSMPGIDGLELCRTVRNIPQFQELPIIMLTARDGLFDKVQGRLAGATEYLTKPFDGNQLRQVVKNFLPTEALEAGGTPEATGLSK, via the coding sequence ATGTCTGCAAGTGTGAATCCCGTACCCACAATCTTAGCTGTAGATGATAGCGTAGTTATGCAAGATTTGGTCAAACGGGCATTGGCCAATGATTATCGAGTCCTAGTGGCAGATAATGCCGTAGATGCTCTATCAGTAATTTACCACGAGCATGTTTCTCTGTTATTGCTCGATGTTTCCATGCCCGGAATCGATGGTTTGGAACTATGCCGCACGGTGCGTAATATTCCGCAGTTTCAGGAGCTGCCCATTATTATGCTGACGGCACGAGATGGGTTATTTGACAAAGTGCAAGGACGCCTAGCTGGCGCTACAGAATATCTCACCAAACCTTTTGATGGCAACCAACTACGTCAGGTTGTGAAGAATTTTCTGCCCACAGAAGCTCTGGAAGCGGGGGGGACTCCCGAAGCCACAGGCTTGAGTAAATAA
- a CDS encoding alpha/beta hydrolase, whose product MENLSIPGTGGEIKLRIYTPTQENPLPVLVYFHGGGWVLGDLEVADSFCRQIAHQVGCIVVSVDYRLAPEHKFPTPVEDCYTATQWVASHCGVPDSILSGGDIRRLAIAGDSAGGNLAAAVTLMARSRREFHLCHQVLIYPVTHYSFNTESYRQYAHHYLTAPAMIWYWQHYLSSPDDGKNPLASPLLATDLSNLPPATIITAEYDILRDEAEAYGERLRQAGVPVTITRYDGMIHGFVSMGAVVDTAHIAITEITTALTAAFSSQ is encoded by the coding sequence GTGGAAAATCTATCAATTCCTGGCACTGGGGGAGAGATTAAATTGCGCATCTACACCCCCACTCAGGAAAATCCCCTCCCGGTGCTGGTGTATTTCCACGGTGGCGGTTGGGTGCTGGGAGATTTGGAAGTCGCTGATAGCTTTTGCCGCCAGATTGCCCATCAAGTGGGGTGTATTGTGGTTTCGGTGGATTATCGCCTTGCTCCAGAGCATAAATTTCCCACCCCTGTGGAGGACTGCTATACCGCTACTCAATGGGTGGCCAGCCATTGTGGTGTCCCAGATAGTATCCTATCAGGGGGCGATATTCGCCGTCTGGCGATCGCTGGCGATAGCGCTGGAGGTAATCTCGCCGCCGCCGTCACCCTCATGGCTCGCTCTAGGAGGGAATTTCACCTTTGCCATCAAGTCCTGATTTACCCCGTCACCCATTACAGCTTCAACACCGAATCTTATCGGCAATATGCCCATCACTACTTAACAGCGCCAGCGATGATATGGTATTGGCAGCATTATTTATCCAGCCCAGATGACGGAAAAAATCCCCTCGCCTCTCCCCTATTGGCAACTGACTTGAGCAACCTACCCCCAGCCACAATTATCACCGCTGAATATGACATCCTCAGAGATGAAGCCGAAGCCTATGGGGAGCGTTTGCGCCAAGCCGGAGTCCCAGTCACCATCACCCGCTATGATGGCATGATTCACGGTTTTGTCAGTATGGGGGCAGTTGTAGATACCGCTCACATCGCCATTACCGAAATTACCACCGCACTCACTGCCGCATTTTCCAGCCAATAA
- a CDS encoding tetratricopeptide repeat protein: MTSDIGQERLKSEYQAGRYAFERGQYRQAVQHLETACGLGDLGSRLGGEVRIWLVTAYEALGEGNKAIALCQQLTKHPHLETRKQAKGLLGILEVPKLRSRPEWRVEIPDLASLDESAPANAKATASKTQRSSPPKRPTEKPQAEIDLSQVNLKDNSFIWVALGLSGIILAGLVWWS, from the coding sequence ATGACCAGTGACATTGGACAAGAAAGGTTAAAAAGTGAGTACCAGGCGGGGCGCTATGCCTTTGAGCGGGGACAGTATCGGCAAGCGGTACAACACCTGGAAACGGCTTGCGGCTTGGGAGATTTGGGCTCCCGGTTGGGGGGGGAGGTGCGGATCTGGTTGGTGACGGCTTATGAGGCATTGGGAGAAGGGAATAAGGCGATCGCTCTGTGCCAGCAGCTCACCAAGCATCCCCACCTAGAAACCCGCAAACAAGCCAAGGGGTTGCTGGGAATTCTGGAGGTACCGAAGCTGCGATCGCGTCCCGAATGGCGGGTGGAAATTCCCGACTTGGCCAGCCTGGATGAAAGTGCCCCCGCCAATGCCAAGGCGACGGCATCCAAAACACAGCGATCGTCCCCCCCGAAGCGACCCACGGAGAAACCCCAGGCAGAAATTGACCTCAGTCAGGTCAATCTCAAAGACAATAGTTTTATCTGGGTAGCGTTAGGACTAAGTGGCATCATCCTGGCTGGTTTAGTCTGGTGGAGCTGA
- a CDS encoding DUF3153 domain-containing protein: MTKEKFPVLAGIWERCCRIAASRGLTVVIIAACLMLSGCVKYDVEVAFDSQTHGEIVQHIKVGERLTAFSSETASAWLDSIERRVRKLRGSTKRISAQEAIARIPFNNGAELAAKFNEFLQPVETRKSSDAAAKVGKEETALPEIASSMGIRQNNLLLVLRNRLSWDLDLTSLGAIAADGNVLIGTGALLDLKFALATPWGAARIVTTTAPGETQPGVINLVPEVKDGGRKLIWTLQPGLVNHIEAVFWVPSPIGLGAVAIGLFIAAGYNLRYRLLPAPGGNKTPTPATAPPPVTPS; this comes from the coding sequence ATGACAAAGGAAAAATTCCCAGTTTTGGCCGGGATATGGGAGCGGTGCTGCCGGATAGCGGCATCTCGTGGGTTAACAGTAGTAATCATTGCCGCTTGCTTGATGCTGAGCGGCTGCGTCAAATATGACGTGGAAGTGGCTTTTGACAGTCAAACCCACGGGGAAATTGTGCAACATATCAAGGTTGGGGAGCGGTTGACGGCGTTTAGTAGCGAAACCGCTAGCGCTTGGTTGGACAGCATTGAGCGCCGGGTCCGCAAGTTGCGGGGTAGCACGAAGCGGATTTCCGCCCAAGAGGCGATCGCCAGAATTCCGTTTAATAATGGTGCGGAACTGGCGGCCAAGTTTAACGAATTTTTGCAGCCCGTTGAGACTCGGAAGTCTTCTGATGCGGCGGCTAAGGTGGGGAAAGAGGAAACGGCTTTACCTGAGATTGCCTCGTCCATGGGCATTCGCCAGAATAATTTGCTCTTAGTGCTGCGCAACCGCTTGAGCTGGGATTTAGATTTAACTTCTCTGGGGGCGATCGCCGCTGATGGTAATGTCTTAATTGGCACCGGTGCCCTACTGGACCTCAAATTTGCCCTAGCCACCCCTTGGGGAGCGGCGCGCATTGTCACCACAACTGCCCCTGGAGAGACGCAACCAGGAGTAATTAACCTGGTGCCCGAGGTGAAGGATGGCGGGCGAAAGCTGATTTGGACCTTGCAACCGGGTCTGGTCAATCATATTGAAGCGGTTTTCTGGGTGCCCAGCCCGATCGGACTGGGGGCAGTGGCGATCGGCTTATTCATCGCTGCAGGCTATAACCTGCGATATCGACTGCTTCCCGCACCCGGAGGCAACAAAACCCCCACTCCCGCCACGGCTCCTCCCCCCGTCACGCCATCATAA
- a CDS encoding ABC transporter ATP-binding protein — translation MTNDQELMINKKRRQRETDWRLFLRLVPYAKRSGRLFLVSIVLLVPLSLAGGVQPILIGEAISFIRGETTAFPFLNTMNLSQGLNLMVMLLAITIGVRLALQSTQAYMVQEVGQKITADIRSDLFEHITSLAVRFFDRTPVGKLITRLTNDVEALGEVFSTGAIGVVSDLFLIATITIMMFYRQWQLASLLLLLLIPITAVIIYFQQKYREANYQAREELSELNAQLAENITGIGVVQIFRRERLNAEMFKAQNQKYLREVDATNYYDAAVSATLEWVSLVAVAGVLWWGGSLILNKSLTFGQLSEFILFSQRLFDPLRQFAEKFTVIQAGFTAMERISDILNEPIEIRDPEAINANGFTTEVEGKTGEIKFENVSFAYKPGEYVLKNLDFTIKPGEKIALVGPTGAGKSSIIRLLCRLYEPSEGRIFIDGIDIRDLPQAELRRHLGVILQDGFLFAGDVKSNISLGESYSLEQIQLAASQTNVASFIEQLPDGYDTQLRERGTNLSGGQKQLLAFARSAIRNPRILVLDEATSNLDVGTEALIQEALDRLLEQRTAIIIAHRLSTIKNVDKIFVLKHGELIETGTHEQLLRQGGLYASLYKLQLLGT, via the coding sequence ATGACAAATGACCAAGAACTAATGATAAATAAAAAACGACGCCAGCGGGAAACAGACTGGCGGTTATTTTTACGCTTAGTGCCATATGCCAAGCGTAGTGGGCGGTTATTTCTGGTATCGATTGTTTTGCTAGTACCGCTGTCGCTCGCGGGAGGGGTGCAGCCGATTTTAATCGGCGAAGCCATTTCCTTCATTAGGGGTGAAACTACAGCATTCCCATTTCTCAACACCATGAACCTTTCCCAAGGTTTAAACTTGATGGTAATGTTATTAGCCATCACGATCGGCGTGCGGCTGGCACTGCAATCCACCCAAGCCTATATGGTACAGGAAGTGGGGCAAAAAATCACCGCCGATATTCGCAGTGATTTATTTGAACATATCACCTCCCTAGCGGTGCGGTTTTTCGATCGCACCCCCGTCGGCAAACTCATCACCCGCCTTACCAACGATGTAGAAGCACTCGGCGAGGTCTTTTCCACAGGAGCGATCGGCGTCGTCAGCGATTTATTTTTAATCGCCACCATTACCATAATGATGTTTTACCGCCAGTGGCAACTAGCCAGCCTATTGCTGCTGCTCCTCATCCCCATCACCGCAGTCATCATCTACTTTCAGCAAAAATATCGCGAAGCCAACTACCAAGCCAGAGAAGAACTATCAGAACTCAACGCCCAACTAGCAGAAAACATCACCGGTATCGGTGTCGTCCAGATATTTCGCCGGGAAAGACTCAACGCCGAAATGTTTAAAGCCCAAAACCAAAAATACCTCCGGGAAGTAGATGCCACCAACTACTATGATGCCGCCGTATCTGCTACCTTAGAGTGGGTTTCCCTAGTAGCAGTAGCTGGCGTCCTCTGGTGGGGAGGTAGCCTCATCCTCAACAAATCTCTCACCTTCGGTCAACTATCAGAATTTATCCTCTTTTCCCAGCGATTATTTGACCCCCTGCGCCAGTTTGCCGAAAAATTCACCGTCATCCAAGCTGGTTTCACCGCAATGGAGCGCATCAGCGACATCCTCAACGAACCCATAGAAATTCGCGACCCAGAAGCCATTAATGCTAACGGCTTTACCACGGAGGTAGAAGGCAAAACCGGAGAAATTAAGTTTGAAAACGTCTCCTTTGCCTACAAACCCGGTGAATATGTGCTAAAAAACCTCGATTTCACCATCAAGCCAGGGGAAAAAATCGCCTTAGTCGGGCCTACAGGGGCGGGCAAAAGTTCGATTATTCGGCTGCTCTGTCGCCTCTATGAACCCAGCGAAGGCCGGATTTTTATCGATGGTATCGATATCCGCGATTTACCCCAAGCCGAATTACGGCGACATTTGGGCGTGATTCTCCAGGACGGGTTTCTCTTTGCTGGGGATGTGAAGAGTAATATTAGTTTAGGTGAATCTTATTCCTTAGAACAAATCCAACTCGCCGCATCTCAAACCAATGTTGCCAGTTTCATCGAGCAGTTACCCGATGGGTATGATACGCAACTGCGGGAGCGGGGGACAAATCTTTCTGGGGGGCAAAAACAGCTTTTAGCTTTCGCTCGCTCTGCGATTAGGAATCCCCGGATTTTGGTGCTAGATGAAGCCACATCTAACCTGGATGTGGGCACAGAAGCGTTGATTCAAGAAGCGCTCGATCGCCTTCTAGAACAGCGCACCGCCATTATTATCGCACACCGCCTATCCACCATTAAAAACGTGGATAAAATTTTTGTCCTTAAACACGGTGAATTAATAGAAACCGGCACTCACGAGCAATTACTGCGCCAAGGAGGACTTTATGCCAGTTTGTACAAATTGCAGTTATTAGGGACTTAA